A genomic window from Heterodontus francisci isolate sHetFra1 chromosome 36, sHetFra1.hap1, whole genome shotgun sequence includes:
- the cilp2 gene encoding cartilage intermediate layer protein 1: MELGIVCLFLLVLEQQPVSAQVSTAVDENESGIQKWKQVRRNRKPGYNEIQQMNPDVTEWTSWFNIDHAGGNGDFERLEAIRFYYRERVCARPVSIEARTTEWVKAEETGEIVHYSPLKGFWCINKEQTAGRICSNYHIRFRCPVVQAYWSNWSEWSSCSATACGGAGIQARQRTCTNNMRFRFIMAPKCKGRAIERRGCNISPCQEAHWTDWRPWTECSVTCGSGHILRRRSCIQTPERQNCIGRTVEVQKCSRAPCTVCHHMCAQGQANEECNSCNCDRHVLLGTVHSVDGMPLTRSRIAMEDQPHTTLTITDESGSFRIPGVCANSKTRVLIESAKFAPSVFQAVQNSTEASVVKAILEKAEKPYIVKHPETKVRFEHQRASFCCKATGSPLPLKYFWYHNGTLLDTKNEETLVLKNLKYWQGGEYQCKVTNGFGSIKSAPAMLTVIAQGQPNCNSEPLEHFIKLPGNCFQKATNSFYYNVRKCPNSRCAGDLNFDLRCKDSTSYCCGVKRMKQVEIACQGYTLPVKVIASCGCKRCLQPKVLIRGRVVAADNGEPLRFGQIFVGNERVGLTGYKGTFTIQVPQETERLVVRFIDRMNKMVDTVKVFPFDRKSGAVYFEVKLMRKSEPIEIDSTKGITIPLGEMEGEDTIGELEIAPNSFRRSNGESYNGKVKASVTFLDPRNITLAMTASSDLNFVDEDGDILPLRTYGMFSADFREELSNEALEAAHVTVYLDTASIKMPEHVEKMRLWSLNPDTGFWEEESLFHVEKGKRNKREERTFLIGNMEIRERRLFNLDVPEGRRCYVKVRAYMSEKFLPGEQLEGVVITLINLEPLPGYTANPRAWGRFDSVITGPNGACLPAFCDAIRPDAYTAYVTAVLGSEELEAAASSPKMNPNIIGVSQPYLGKLDYRRTDHEDGQLKKTAFKINLAKPSANNIDETNGPIYAYQDVRDCEDAPVSANHFRFYKVEKDKYEYNVVPFEENDLTSWTGDLLSWWPNPQEFRACYIKVKVNGPLDVMVRSHNSGSTHPETVGQLYGIRDARSVHDMNKHNISAACLEFKCAGMLFDQSSVDRTLVSVIPQGSCRRTGINNLLQEYLRRHPPLAVNNETSAFSMLAPVDPLGHNYGIYTVTDQNPRLAKEIAIGRCFDGTSDGFSREMKVDLGNALTFSCQEKLVTRQSLFQRIQNSPTETLMEIGAEMRRRTQIRPAQSRIVAYPSGQRNRRARVSNRNIRRSGFSRQ; the protein is encoded by the exons TTTCCACGGCTGTCGACGAGAATGAGTCCGGAATccagaaatggaaacaagttcGGAGGAATCGGAAACCAGGTTACAATGAGATCCAGCAGATGAACCCAG ACGTGACCGAGTGGACCTCCTGGTTTAACATTGACCACGCTGGCGGGAATGGAGACTTTGAACGGTTGGAGGCCATCCGCTTCTACTACCGGGAGCGAGTGTGCGCGCGGCCAGTGTCCATTGAGGCACGCACAACAGAATGGGTGAAAGCCGAAGAAACCGGAGAGATTGTCCATTACAGCCCATTAAAGGGGTTCTGGTGCATCAACAAGGAGCAGACAGCAGGCAGAATTTGCTCTAATTACCATATCCGATTCCGGTGCCCTGTAG TTCAAGCCTATTGGTCAAACTGGTCAGAGTGGAGCTCGTGTTCAGCGACTGCATGTGGAGGAGCCGGTATCCAAGCTCGACAGCGCACCTGCACAAACAACATGCGTTTCCGCTTTATCATGGCTCCGAAATGCAAGGGGAGGGCCATCGAGCGGCGAGGGTGTAACATCTCTCCGTGCCAGG AGGCTCATTGGACAGACTGGAGACCCTGGACCGAGTGTTCTGTCACGTGCGGGAGCGGTCACATTCTGCGTCGCCGAAGCTGTATCCAAACCCCAGAAAGGCAGAACTGCATCGGACGGACAGTTGAAGTCCAAAAATGCAGCAGGGCACCTTGCACAG TCTGTCATCACATGTGCGCACAGGGCCAGGCGAACGAAGAATGCAACAGTTGCAACTGTGACCGGCACGTTTTACTGGGCACGGTCCATTCTGTAGATGGGATGCCCCTCACCCGCAGCAGGATAGCGATGGAGGATCAGCCACACACCACATTAACAATAACCGATGAAAGCGGTTCTTTCCGGATTCCTGGTGTCTGCGCCAACAGCAAGACTCGCGTTTTAATCGAAAGTGCAAAGTTCGCCCCCTCTGTGTTTCAAGCAGTTCAAAACAGCACGGAGGCTTCGGTGGTTAAGGCGATTCTCGAGAAAGCTG AAAAGCCCTACATAGTGAAACATCCCGAGACAAAGGTGCGATTCGAACATCAGCGAGCGTCCTTTTGCTGCAAGGCCACTGGATCTCCGCTTCCACTAAAATATTTCTG GTATCACAATGGGACACTGCTAGACACAAAGAATGAAGAAACACTAGTGCTAAAGAACCTGAAGTATTGGCAGGGAGGAGAATACCAGTGCAAAGTTACCAATGGATTTGGCTCCATCAAATCAGCTCCAGCAATGCTCACAGTTATAG CTCAAGGACAACCAAATTGCAACTCGGAACCATTGGAGCATTTCATCAAACTACCGGGGAACTGCTTTCAGAAGGCAACCAATTCGTTCTACTACAACGTCAGGAAGTGTCCCAACAGCAGGTGTGCTGGGGATCTGAACTTTGACCTCCGCTGCAAGGACAGCACCAGCTACtgctgtggagtgaagcgaatgaaGCAAGTGGAAATCGCTTGCCAGGGGTACACCCTTCCTGTTAAGGTCATAGCAAGCTGCGGCTGCAAGAGGTGCCTACAGCCCAAAGTATTAATCAGAGGGAGGGTGGTGGCGGCAGATAACGGGGAGCCATTGCGATTTGGACAGATATTTGTTGGTAATGAGAGAGTTGGCTTGACAGGTTACAAGGGGAccttcaccattcaggttcctcaGGAAACGGAAAGGCTTGTTGTCCGGTTTATTGACAGGATGAACAAGATGGTGGACACTGTTAAAGTCTTTCCTTTTGACCGGAAAAGTGGTGCCGTGTACTTTGAGGTTAAGCTAATGAGGAAATCAGAGCCAATAGAGATTGACTCCACCAAAGGCATCACCATACCACTGGGAGAAATGGAAGGGGAGGACACCATTGGGGAGCTAGAAATTGCACCCAACTCATTCCGCAGAAGCAACGGGGAGAGCTACAACGGGAAAGTCAAGGCCAGTGTGACCTTTCTGGATCCGAGGAACATCACCCTCGCCATGACTGCGTCAAGCGACCTGAACTTTGTGGATGAAGACGGGGACATTCTACCACTCAGGACCTATGGCATGTTCTCGGCAGACTTCCGAGAGGAATTATCGAATGAGGCCCTTGAGGCTGCCCATGTCACAGTCTACCTCGACACTGCCAGCATCAAGATGCCGGAGCACGTGGAAAAGATGAGGCTGTGGTCCTTGAACCCGGACACGGGTTTCTGGGAGGAAGAGAGCCTTTTTCATGTCGAGAAGGGAAAGCGAAACAAACGTGAGGAGAGGACATTCTTGATCGGTAACATGGAGATCCGGGAGCGCCGGCTTTTCAACCTGGACGTTCCGGAAGGCAGACGCTGCTATGTTAAAGTAAGGGCTTACATGAGCGAGAAGTTTTTGCCAGGTGAGCAACTAGAGGGAGTTGTGATAACACTCATTAACCTGGAACCTTTGCCAGGCTACACTGCCAATCCTCGGGCCTGGGGGCGTTTTGATAGTGTAATAACAGGGCCTAATGGGGCTTGCCTTCCCGCCTTTTGTGATGCTATAAGGCCGGATGCTTACACTGCTTACGTTACAGCCGTCCTGGGCTCCGAGGAGCTGGAAGCTGCTGCCTCAAGCCCTAAAATGAACCCCAACATAATTGGAGTGTCTCAGCCCTACCTGGGCAAACTTGACTACAGGAGGACAGACCATGAGGATGGGCAACTGAAGAAAACAGCCTTCAAAATTAATCTCGCAAAGCCCAGTGCAAATAACATTGACGAGACCAATGGCCCAATATACGCGTACCAGGATGTACGAGACTGTGAAGATGCCCCAGTCTCAGCCAACCATTTCAGATTTTACAAAGTGGAAAAGGACAAATACGAGTACAATGTGGTGCCTTTCGAGGAAAACGACTTGACCAGTTGGACTGGGGACTTACTCTCCTGGTGGCCCAATCCTCAAGAGTTCCGTGCCTGCTACATCAAGGTCAAAGTTAATGGGCCGCTGGATGTCATGGTGAGGTCACACAATAGCGGCAGCACTCACCCGGAGACCGTGGGGCAGCTGTATGGTATCCGTGATGCTCGCAGTGTCCACGATATGAACAAACACAACATTTCAGCCGCTTGTCTCGAGTTCAAATGCGCCGGCATGCTGTTTGACCAAAGCTCCGTCGACCGCACTCTGGTGTCCGTGATTCCCCAGGGCAGCTGCCGGCGAACTGGCATTAACAACTTGCTGCAGGAATATTTGCGCAGACACCCACCTTTAGCCGTGAACAATGAAACGTCAGCTTTCAGCATGCTGGCCCCCGTCGACCCATTGGGCCACAACTACGGGATCTACACTGTCACCGATCAAAACCCGAGGCTGGCCAAGGAGATCGCCATAGGCCGCTGCTTTGACGGCACCTCCGATGGCTTTTCCCGAGAAATGAAGGTTGATCTTGGAAACGCCTTGACCTTCAGCTGTCAGGAAAAGCTTGTGACCCGCCAGAGCCTCTTCCAGCGGATCCAGAATTCTCCGACTGAGACCCTGATGGAGATTGGGGCAGAAATGAGGAGACGGACACAAATCCGACCTGCGCAATCTCGGATTGTCGCCTACCCCTCAGGTCAAAGGAATCGCAGGGCCCGGGTTAGCAACAGAAACATAAGAAGGAGTGGATTTTCCAGACAGTAG